A genomic segment from Microlunatus antarcticus encodes:
- a CDS encoding TA system VapC family ribonuclease toxin gives MLIPDVNVLVAAFRTDHEMHATASAWLQSASSGVETVGLNDNVLAAVVRIVTHPRIFRTPTPSTRIFGQLDRLRERSQIVRPGRSWWTIFAGLCNETPVRGGLVADAAHAATAIEAGATWVTFDRDFARFPGLRWRTPTEETRG, from the coding sequence ATGTTGATTCCCGACGTTAACGTCCTGGTGGCGGCCTTCCGGACGGACCACGAGATGCACGCGACGGCGAGTGCGTGGTTGCAGTCGGCGTCGTCCGGCGTCGAGACGGTCGGCCTGAACGACAACGTGCTGGCTGCGGTTGTCCGGATCGTGACGCACCCGAGGATCTTTCGGACGCCGACGCCGTCGACGCGGATCTTCGGCCAGCTCGACCGGTTGCGCGAGAGGAGCCAGATCGTCCGCCCAGGACGCAGCTGGTGGACGATCTTCGCCGGCCTGTGCAACGAGACGCCCGTACGAGGAGGGCTGGTGGCCGACGCCGCCCATGCGGCGACGGCGATCGAGGCGGGGGCGACCTGGGTGACCTTCGACCGCGACTTCGCGCGCTTCCCCGGCCTGCGGTGGAGGACACCGACGGAGGAGACCCGTGGCTGA